From Echinicola jeungdonensis, the proteins below share one genomic window:
- a CDS encoding six-hairpin glycosidase: MSYNEILNNNFKKLFAGLLMTGATLGTAEVMGQDTLHYSGETLSRVDYHHGQLQPAVGVHAIQTMRANRQQPDKADGFGWTYNHAPMLAYWNGTFFMEYLSDPVGEHIPPGQTLLQTSKDGYNWTDPEVIFPPYRIPDGTTKENYEGVAKDLDAVMHQRMGFYVASNNKFLALAYYGIALDAHDGPNDGHGIGRVVREINEDGSFGPIHFIRYNDGWNEDNTDYPFYKDSKDKAFVKACDELLSKPLMMQQWVEEADRDDPLIPLQKQYKAFSYYHLPDGRVVGLWKHALTSVSHDGGETWEYNPLRAPGVVNGNAKIWGQRTDDGAYATVYNPSEYRWPLAVSTSQDGLDYTDLLLVHGEITSMRYGGNYKSYGPQYVRGILEGNGNPPDNKMWLTYSVNKEDIWVASVPTPITAEAAGHANEVFNEIPDGSELDLWNIYSPAWARVEIEKDNEGNKWLAFNDKDPFDYGKAQRIVPESEQLHVEFTVKPEQNDHGKFQIEFRDAKGRPGVQLIFDEDGKFKTRSGYRMNTLTEYEAGEEYHVELELDASTRFYQIKVNGENKGPKLFFAPLDKMERVMFRTGTQRYFPTAETPTDQDYDLEDPGREDPEAKFYLKSLITY; this comes from the coding sequence ATGAGCTATAACGAAATTTTAAATAATAATTTTAAAAAGCTTTTTGCCGGTTTATTGATGACCGGTGCGACGCTGGGAACGGCTGAAGTAATGGGGCAAGATACCCTTCATTACAGCGGTGAAACCCTTTCCCGGGTGGATTACCACCACGGCCAATTACAACCAGCCGTTGGCGTTCATGCCATCCAGACCATGCGTGCCAACAGGCAACAGCCTGATAAGGCAGATGGATTTGGCTGGACCTATAACCATGCTCCTATGTTGGCTTACTGGAATGGCACTTTCTTTATGGAATACCTTAGTGATCCAGTGGGTGAGCATATTCCACCTGGCCAGACTTTGTTGCAGACTTCCAAGGATGGCTACAACTGGACGGATCCGGAAGTGATTTTTCCTCCATACCGCATACCAGATGGCACCACCAAAGAAAACTATGAAGGGGTGGCCAAGGACCTGGATGCTGTCATGCACCAAAGAATGGGCTTTTATGTAGCCTCCAATAATAAATTTTTGGCTTTGGCTTATTATGGTATTGCATTGGATGCCCATGATGGACCTAATGATGGCCATGGAATCGGCCGTGTAGTGAGGGAAATCAATGAAGATGGCAGTTTTGGTCCTATCCACTTTATCCGCTATAACGATGGATGGAATGAGGACAATACAGATTACCCATTTTATAAAGACAGCAAGGACAAAGCTTTTGTAAAAGCCTGTGATGAATTGCTTAGCAAACCCTTGATGATGCAGCAATGGGTAGAGGAAGCCGACAGGGATGATCCATTGATTCCTCTTCAAAAGCAATATAAGGCATTCAGTTATTACCATTTGCCTGATGGCAGGGTGGTAGGTTTGTGGAAACACGCCCTTACCAGTGTTAGCCATGATGGAGGAGAGACTTGGGAATACAATCCATTGAGAGCTCCTGGCGTGGTAAATGGCAATGCAAAAATCTGGGGCCAAAGAACGGATGATGGCGCTTATGCCACTGTCTATAATCCTTCAGAATACAGGTGGCCATTGGCTGTTTCAACCAGCCAGGATGGTTTGGATTATACGGATCTTCTTTTGGTGCATGGAGAAATCACTTCTATGCGTTACGGGGGAAATTATAAATCCTATGGTCCTCAATATGTAAGGGGTATCCTGGAAGGTAATGGCAACCCACCAGACAACAAAATGTGGTTGACCTACAGTGTAAACAAGGAGGATATCTGGGTAGCATCTGTACCTACTCCAATTACCGCAGAAGCTGCTGGCCACGCCAATGAGGTATTTAATGAAATTCCTGACGGGAGTGAATTAGATCTATGGAATATCTACAGCCCTGCATGGGCAAGGGTAGAAATAGAAAAAGATAATGAAGGAAATAAATGGTTGGCATTCAATGATAAGGACCCATTTGATTATGGCAAGGCCCAAAGGATTGTTCCGGAAAGCGAACAGTTGCATGTGGAATTTACTGTTAAGCCAGAACAAAATGACCATGGAAAATTCCAAATAGAATTCCGGGATGCTAAAGGCCGACCTGGTGTGCAGTTGATCTTTGATGAAGATGGAAAGTTCAAAACCCGGTCAGGGTACCGGATGAATACCCTGACCGAGTATGAGGCTGGCGAGGAATACCATGTTGAATTGGAGCTGGATGCCAGTACCCGTTTCTATCAGATAAAGGTCAATGGAGAAAACAAAGGACCTAAATTGTTCTTTGCTCCATTGGATAAAATGGAAAGGGTGATGTTCAGAACTGGAACACAAAGATATTTCCCTACAGCTGAAACACCTACTGACCAGGATTATGATCTTGAAGATCCGGGAAGGGAAGATCCTGAAGCCAAGTTCTACCTAAAGTCCTTAATTACTTATTAA
- a CDS encoding glycoside hydrolase family 140 protein, translated as MHLNKITIGIAALTLGSFMGCQSPKEETKVEVEEPQGLPALKVSENDRYFVTEKGEPFFWLGDTGWLMFNKLKREETEHYLEDRKQKGYNVIQVMTLHTLGAVNAYGDSALINQNVAEPLITEGDDFSDSIAYDFWDHIDFVVNTAEEKGLYVAMVPVWGNNVKNGGVTVEEAKAYGQFLGERYKDQKNVIWLNGGDTFGNEYTDVWNALGNTLDQVNPNHLITFHPRGRMQSSDWFADAPWMDFHMFQSGHRRYDQDDTERAYGEDNWRYVKADYALDRKMPTVDGEPSYEGIPEGLHDPEEGFWDDDAVRRYAYWAVFAGAAGHTYGHSAVMQMHREQDGEVGAYGNKKLWTEALDDPGAKQMVHLKDLILEFPYLERVPDQSLVVNQGEKYDYLAATRGEDYALVYTYTGRPIEVDLEVIEGENVKARWFNPRNGQFSEIGEFEAVGNKEFTPSGKVQDGNDWVLVLNYM; from the coding sequence ATGCATCTCAACAAAATAACAATTGGCATTGCCGCCCTGACATTGGGTAGCTTTATGGGCTGTCAAAGCCCCAAAGAGGAAACCAAGGTGGAAGTTGAAGAGCCACAGGGCCTTCCTGCCCTTAAAGTTTCTGAAAATGACCGGTATTTTGTGACCGAAAAAGGGGAACCCTTCTTTTGGTTGGGGGATACAGGTTGGTTGATGTTCAATAAGCTGAAAAGAGAAGAAACAGAACATTACCTGGAAGACAGAAAACAAAAAGGATACAATGTCATCCAAGTGATGACCCTGCATACGCTTGGAGCCGTCAATGCCTATGGGGACAGCGCCTTGATCAACCAAAATGTGGCGGAACCATTGATTACTGAAGGGGACGATTTCTCTGACTCCATTGCGTATGATTTTTGGGACCATATTGATTTTGTGGTCAATACAGCAGAAGAAAAAGGGCTATATGTGGCCATGGTCCCTGTATGGGGCAATAATGTGAAAAATGGCGGGGTAACCGTTGAGGAAGCCAAAGCCTATGGCCAATTTTTGGGAGAAAGGTACAAGGATCAAAAGAATGTGATCTGGCTTAATGGGGGTGATACCTTTGGTAATGAATATACCGATGTTTGGAATGCCCTTGGAAATACTCTGGATCAGGTTAACCCCAATCACCTGATTACTTTCCACCCAAGAGGGAGGATGCAGTCTTCCGATTGGTTTGCAGATGCGCCTTGGATGGATTTCCATATGTTCCAATCAGGTCATAGACGTTATGATCAGGATGACACCGAAAGGGCCTATGGTGAAGACAACTGGAGATATGTAAAGGCAGATTATGCCCTGGATCGTAAAATGCCAACCGTAGATGGTGAACCTTCCTATGAAGGGATCCCTGAAGGATTGCATGATCCTGAAGAAGGATTTTGGGATGATGATGCAGTGAGAAGGTATGCTTACTGGGCAGTTTTTGCAGGTGCTGCCGGCCATACTTATGGACACAGCGCTGTGATGCAAATGCACCGCGAACAAGATGGAGAAGTAGGTGCTTATGGAAACAAAAAACTTTGGACTGAGGCTTTGGATGATCCGGGAGCCAAACAAATGGTCCATTTGAAAGACCTGATTCTGGAATTCCCCTATTTGGAAAGAGTGCCGGATCAATCCCTGGTGGTCAATCAAGGAGAGAAATATGATTACCTGGCAGCTACCAGAGGTGAGGATTATGCCCTGGTTTACACTTATACCGGAAGACCTATTGAAGTTGATTTGGAAGTTATTGAAGGCGAAAATGTTAAGGCCAGGTGGTTCAATCCGCGAAATGGGCAGTTTTCCGAAATCGGTGAATTTGAGGCAGTTGGGAATAAAGAGTTCACACCAAGCGGGAAGGTGCAGGATGGCAACGATTGGGTTTTGGTGTTAAATTACATGTAA
- a CDS encoding glycoside hydrolase family 28 protein, which translates to MNKRLSYLLLVSLFITFSALGGPKEGWINILEVGGNNKGELCTEAIHGAIEKASERGGGTIYFPAGEYLTGAIKLESNITLHLDAGAVLKFSTNFEHYLPFVQMRWEGTVMNNFSPLIYAYEAENITITGRGRIDGQGKPWWMEMFRIHEAKGPIPLTKYQKMWMEQNEGLETEEYYQKTMNLKFFRPPLIQPFRCKNVRIEGVTIENSPFWTVNPAFCENVTITGVTIKNPPSPNTDGINPTSCKNVHISDSHISVGDDCITIKSGRDINGRKWATPTENVTITNCTMLSGHGGVVIGSEISGSIRKVTISNCVFDGTDRGIRLKAARGRGGVVEEIRVNNVVMKNIQKEAFVMNLFYDKNTKPEPVTERTPTFRNIHISNVTGSGVNVAGKVLGIEEMPVQDISFSNINMEAKEGLFIHTAKEVELHDVKISTEIGPSVTAEEVHGLVLDNVKTEKPKQDRPVVEIKNVSNAFITNNFPMVETPNYLEISGEKTEKIFLQNNQWGNVTNPVIKGKGLNTNAISEK; encoded by the coding sequence ATGAACAAGCGTTTATCCTATTTATTATTAGTCAGTCTTTTTATCACCTTTTCGGCCCTTGGTGGTCCCAAGGAAGGATGGATCAATATCCTGGAAGTAGGTGGAAACAATAAAGGAGAACTTTGCACGGAAGCCATTCATGGTGCTATCGAAAAGGCCTCAGAAAGAGGAGGGGGAACTATTTATTTCCCTGCAGGGGAATACCTGACCGGAGCGATAAAATTGGAAAGCAATATTACCCTTCATCTTGATGCAGGGGCGGTATTAAAATTTTCTACCAATTTTGAACATTACCTTCCCTTTGTACAGATGCGTTGGGAAGGGACCGTAATGAACAACTTTTCACCTCTGATTTATGCTTATGAAGCTGAAAATATAACCATTACCGGTAGAGGTAGAATTGATGGCCAGGGGAAACCTTGGTGGATGGAAATGTTCCGTATCCATGAGGCGAAGGGCCCCATTCCTTTGACCAAATACCAAAAGATGTGGATGGAGCAAAACGAAGGGCTTGAAACAGAAGAATATTATCAAAAGACCATGAATTTGAAATTCTTCCGACCACCCTTGATTCAGCCTTTCCGTTGTAAAAATGTTCGCATTGAAGGGGTGACCATTGAAAATTCCCCGTTTTGGACGGTAAACCCTGCTTTTTGTGAAAATGTGACCATTACAGGGGTAACCATCAAAAACCCACCATCTCCCAATACAGATGGAATCAACCCAACTTCTTGCAAAAATGTCCACATTTCTGACAGCCATATCAGTGTAGGGGATGATTGCATCACCATCAAATCCGGAAGGGATATCAATGGAAGAAAGTGGGCTACACCAACCGAAAATGTAACCATTACCAACTGCACCATGCTTAGCGGTCACGGTGGTGTGGTTATCGGAAGTGAGATTTCTGGTAGCATTAGGAAAGTAACCATCTCCAATTGTGTCTTTGATGGTACCGATAGGGGCATTCGCTTGAAAGCAGCCCGTGGACGTGGGGGTGTTGTAGAGGAAATCCGCGTGAATAATGTGGTGATGAAAAATATCCAAAAAGAGGCTTTTGTGATGAACCTCTTCTATGATAAAAATACCAAACCTGAACCGGTGACCGAAAGAACTCCAACTTTCAGAAATATTCATATTTCCAATGTGACTGGTTCCGGGGTGAATGTAGCAGGAAAAGTATTGGGTATTGAAGAGATGCCAGTTCAGGATATCAGCTTCTCCAATATCAATATGGAAGCTAAAGAAGGCCTTTTTATCCACACAGCTAAAGAAGTGGAATTGCATGATGTTAAAATCTCTACAGAGATTGGACCATCTGTAACAGCTGAAGAGGTGCATGGTTTGGTATTGGATAATGTGAAAACAGAAAAACCAAAACAAGATCGCCCTGTAGTGGAGATCAAAAATGTATCCAATGCATTCATCACTAATAACTTCCCCATGGTGGAAACGCCAAACTATTTGGAAATTTCGGGAGAGAAAACAGAAAAGATTTTCCTTCAAAACAACCAATGGGGCAATGTAACCAACCCTGTAATCAAAGGTAAAGGTTTAAATACCAACGCCATTAGTGAAAAATAA
- a CDS encoding glycoside hydrolase family 43 protein, whose amino-acid sequence MQNVKNIGLMAFLALVITVLSACQSEKEYYIFTSFREPADEGLYLAYSEDGYNWKDLGGPYLPPVVGESKIMRDPSVVKGPDGTYHMVWTTDWRGGNGFGYASTKDFINWSEQQFIPVMDHEPDVVNVWAPEIYYDDVKERYIIIWASTIPYRFEKGEEEEKNNHRMYYTTTKDFKTFTDTELFIDPGFSVIDAVIVKRGIEDYALVLKDNTRPNRNLKVAFGGSPLGPFDDISEPYTDFLTEGPTVIKEDGKWIIYYDSYGSKTYEAVATENFESFTNIADQVSLPEGHKHGTISTISEDVLEKLKAEAKKK is encoded by the coding sequence ATGCAAAACGTGAAAAATATAGGTTTGATGGCTTTTCTGGCATTGGTAATCACTGTTCTCAGTGCTTGCCAGTCAGAAAAGGAATATTACATTTTTACCTCTTTCAGGGAACCAGCCGATGAGGGGCTATATCTGGCCTACAGCGAAGATGGTTATAACTGGAAGGATTTGGGTGGACCTTATTTGCCTCCTGTAGTTGGGGAAAGTAAGATCATGAGAGACCCTTCCGTGGTTAAAGGCCCGGATGGTACTTACCATATGGTTTGGACAACTGACTGGAGAGGTGGAAATGGCTTTGGCTATGCCAGCACCAAAGACTTCATTAACTGGTCAGAGCAACAGTTTATTCCTGTGATGGACCATGAACCTGATGTGGTGAATGTATGGGCTCCAGAGATTTATTATGATGATGTCAAAGAAAGGTATATCATCATTTGGGCTTCTACCATTCCTTACCGTTTCGAAAAGGGCGAAGAAGAAGAGAAGAATAATCACCGGATGTATTATACCACCACCAAAGACTTCAAGACCTTTACCGATACCGAACTTTTTATCGATCCTGGATTTAGCGTCATTGATGCTGTGATTGTCAAAAGGGGAATAGAAGATTATGCCCTGGTATTGAAGGATAATACCCGGCCCAACCGAAACCTGAAGGTGGCATTCGGTGGATCTCCCCTGGGACCTTTTGATGATATTTCAGAGCCCTATACTGATTTCCTGACCGAAGGACCAACAGTGATTAAGGAAGATGGAAAATGGATCATTTATTACGATAGTTATGGGTCAAAAACCTATGAAGCTGTCGCCACTGAGAATTTTGAATCCTTTACTAATATTGCTGATCAAGTCAGCCTTCCTGAAGGTCACAAACACGGCACCATAAGCACGATTTCCGAAGATGTTTTGGAAAAACTAAAAGCAGAAGCGAAAAAGAAATAA
- a CDS encoding DUF6298 domain-containing protein, which produces MRIINLNMLSNRKNTGNWVSPYFVFWVIFSLMATSIQARQEQTKPISYSQGQLQYEAQEDGDRIPDFSYCGYLASEMAIPTIPVKVVLSSDNEDATEKIQAALDYVGTLPKDEFGFRGAVLLGQGTFKVGGQLQLNASGVVLRGSGQGEQGTILLGTGTTRETLIRVLGEDDRQWGDTLKISDEYVSVNATSFKLESSNKLKEGNQVAVVRPSTQEWIDKLEMNEFGGETGWVGWKLGDHTLRWERKIKAINGNEVELDVPITNSIDEQFGGGYLVTYDWPGRIEKVGVENLTLKSTYDQENPKDEAHRWSAISLENVQDAWVRQIEFKHFAGSAVAIYKTGRRVTVEDCQSLSPVSEIAGERRNSFFTEGQQTLFQRCYSEYGYHDFSTGLAVAGPNAFVQCKAYLPHNFSGAQQGWASGILFDVVRIDGHALKFYNREQEGRGAGWTAANSMFWQCNAAKIENYNPPTAQNWAVGVWAQFSGDGYWGEVNNHVNPRSLFYAQLEERLGILPLEPYLMPVGSEPSTSPTLEQARELTILAREELLTLEEWVALAPERNPISIEHENAKTLADLPINRYGKEIDISQEQIEIVNGRLIWDGKLLTGKTQTVQWWRGSIRPREVGRARPHVTRFVPGRYGKGYTDYIPDVVKSLKNNGAVALDHNYGLWYDRRRDDHERVRRMDPDVWPPFYEQPFARSGKGEAWDRLSKYDLTKYNTWYWSRLKQFADQAEDEGILLMHQNYFQHNILEAGAHWADSPWRPANNINHTGFPEPAPYAGDKRIFLDEQFYDINHPVRRELHRLFIRQCMENFAENSNVLQFTSAEYTGPLHFVEFWLDVIQEWQQEKGQDALIALSTTKDVQDAILADEKRNDLVDVIDIRYWHPSEDGDYAPQGGKHLAPRQHARKMRQGKETPGSVYEGVLRYRKLFPDKAVIYSTHAAGGLGWPVLFAGGSLPSLPEIDVEGFKESLATFRPVDSKGSNWKMENQNGEQLIYSRGNAKLDLELSGSRSRLEAYIINPESGKLEERTSLRGSRSKTLDLPDEGGWVVYIKK; this is translated from the coding sequence ATGAGAATCATTAATTTAAATATGCTATCAAATAGAAAAAATACGGGGAATTGGGTTTCTCCGTATTTTGTTTTTTGGGTGATTTTTTCCCTAATGGCCACAAGCATACAGGCCAGACAGGAACAAACTAAGCCCATAAGCTATTCCCAGGGTCAATTACAATATGAAGCCCAAGAGGATGGGGATAGGATACCAGATTTTTCTTATTGCGGATACCTGGCAAGTGAAATGGCCATTCCCACCATTCCGGTAAAAGTGGTTTTGTCATCAGATAATGAAGATGCTACTGAAAAAATCCAAGCTGCTTTAGATTATGTGGGAACCTTGCCCAAAGATGAATTTGGATTCCGTGGTGCTGTTTTACTGGGACAAGGGACTTTTAAGGTCGGTGGCCAATTGCAATTGAATGCTTCGGGTGTGGTCTTGAGAGGAAGCGGACAAGGTGAGCAAGGTACTATCCTGCTTGGAACCGGAACTACCCGTGAAACTTTGATCAGGGTACTGGGTGAAGATGATAGACAATGGGGAGATACCCTGAAAATTTCCGATGAGTATGTTTCTGTAAATGCAACCTCATTTAAGCTGGAGTCCTCTAATAAATTGAAGGAAGGCAATCAAGTGGCTGTGGTAAGACCATCTACCCAGGAATGGATTGACAAACTGGAAATGAATGAGTTTGGTGGGGAAACCGGCTGGGTAGGCTGGAAACTCGGAGACCATACCTTAAGATGGGAAAGGAAAATCAAAGCCATAAATGGAAATGAAGTAGAACTGGATGTGCCCATAACCAATTCCATTGATGAACAATTTGGAGGAGGGTATCTGGTAACCTATGATTGGCCTGGAAGAATTGAAAAAGTGGGGGTTGAAAACCTGACTTTGAAATCTACTTATGACCAGGAAAATCCAAAAGATGAAGCCCATAGGTGGTCTGCCATCAGCCTGGAAAATGTACAGGATGCATGGGTAAGGCAAATTGAATTCAAACATTTTGCAGGATCTGCAGTGGCGATCTATAAAACTGGACGCAGGGTAACCGTAGAGGATTGTCAATCCTTATCTCCTGTATCTGAAATTGCCGGGGAAAGAAGGAATTCATTTTTCACCGAAGGCCAACAAACCCTTTTCCAAAGATGTTATTCAGAATATGGCTACCATGATTTTTCCACTGGTCTAGCCGTAGCAGGTCCAAATGCCTTTGTGCAGTGTAAAGCCTATTTGCCCCACAATTTCAGCGGTGCGCAGCAAGGCTGGGCATCCGGAATTTTGTTTGATGTGGTGAGGATCGATGGCCACGCCCTTAAGTTTTATAACCGTGAGCAGGAAGGAAGAGGAGCCGGATGGACAGCTGCCAACAGTATGTTCTGGCAATGTAATGCTGCCAAAATTGAAAATTATAACCCACCCACAGCTCAAAACTGGGCCGTTGGAGTTTGGGCCCAATTCTCTGGTGATGGTTATTGGGGAGAGGTCAACAACCATGTCAATCCAAGAAGTTTATTTTATGCCCAATTGGAAGAAAGGTTGGGAATATTACCACTGGAACCTTATTTGATGCCGGTAGGGTCCGAACCTTCCACCAGTCCCACATTGGAACAGGCGCGAGAACTGACCATATTGGCCAGGGAGGAGCTGCTGACCTTGGAAGAATGGGTTGCTTTAGCCCCAGAAAGAAATCCGATTTCTATCGAGCATGAAAACGCCAAAACTTTGGCTGACTTGCCTATAAATAGATATGGAAAAGAAATTGACATCTCTCAAGAGCAAATTGAGATTGTTAATGGCCGTTTGATTTGGGATGGAAAACTTTTGACCGGGAAAACCCAAACCGTGCAATGGTGGAGAGGAAGCATTAGACCTAGGGAAGTGGGAAGGGCAAGACCTCATGTCACCCGATTTGTTCCTGGAAGATATGGAAAAGGTTATACTGATTATATCCCTGATGTAGTAAAATCCCTGAAAAATAACGGAGCGGTTGCCCTGGATCATAATTATGGATTGTGGTATGATCGCCGCAGGGATGACCATGAACGCGTTCGCCGTATGGATCCTGATGTTTGGCCGCCATTTTATGAGCAGCCTTTTGCCAGAAGTGGTAAAGGGGAAGCTTGGGATAGGTTAAGCAAATATGACTTGACAAAATATAATACCTGGTATTGGAGCCGCTTGAAGCAATTTGCTGACCAGGCAGAAGATGAAGGGATCCTGTTGATGCACCAAAATTATTTCCAGCACAATATCCTGGAAGCAGGTGCTCACTGGGCAGATTCTCCCTGGAGGCCTGCCAATAATATCAACCATACGGGATTTCCCGAGCCAGCACCATACGCGGGGGACAAAAGGATTTTTTTGGATGAACAATTTTATGATATCAACCATCCTGTCAGAAGGGAATTGCACAGGTTGTTTATCAGGCAGTGTATGGAAAACTTTGCTGAAAACAGCAATGTCCTACAGTTTACTAGTGCAGAGTACACTGGCCCATTACATTTTGTGGAATTCTGGCTGGATGTGATCCAGGAATGGCAACAGGAAAAGGGCCAGGATGCTTTGATAGCCCTGAGTACTACCAAAGATGTCCAGGATGCCATCCTTGCTGATGAAAAAAGGAATGACTTGGTGGATGTGATTGATATCCGTTATTGGCACCCATCTGAAGATGGTGATTATGCGCCCCAAGGAGGCAAACACCTTGCACCTCGTCAGCATGCACGGAAAATGAGACAGGGAAAAGAAACGCCTGGATCTGTTTACGAAGGAGTCTTGAGATACAGAAAACTATTCCCAGACAAAGCGGTGATTTACTCCACCCATGCAGCAGGTGGATTAGGTTGGCCTGTGCTTTTTGCAGGTGGGTCATTGCCTAGCTTGCCGGAAATTGATGTAGAAGGGTTTAAAGAAAGCTTAGCTACTTTCCGCCCTGTTGATTCCAAAGGTTCCAATTGGAAAATGGAAAACCAAAATGGTGAACAACTGATCTACAGTCGTGGGAATGCCAAACTGGACCTTGAGCTGAGTGGATCAAGAAGTCGACTTGAGGCTTACATTATCAATCCTGAATCAGGAAAATTGGAAGAACGAACCAGTTTAAGAGGAAGTCGAAGCAAAACCCTTGATTTGCCTGATGAGGGCGGCTGGGTGGTTTATATCAAAAAATAA